A stretch of Mobula birostris isolate sMobBir1 chromosome 2, sMobBir1.hap1, whole genome shotgun sequence DNA encodes these proteins:
- the sprtn gene encoding DNA-dependent metalloprotease SPRTN: protein MEGDLLLALQLQAAWEAEDAGVAEVGRARPAEPHGPLSVVDGSWELIDPNPDLRGLFLQFNDMFFWGRLAGVEVRWSPRMTLCAGLCCYEGRGGLCSIRISEPLLKLRARRDLVETLLHEMIHALLFVTNNNKDHDSHGPEFCKHMNRINKMSGAKITIYHNFHDEVDVYRQHWWRCDGPCQNRRPYYGYVKRAMNRAPSARDPWWAEHRLTCGGTFTKVKEPENYKAKKGKAEGMAGHLSGPPKDKGKSVGVDISTVIPFSGKGHILKGSSPNSAIQHESPGNIPARLLTQSSHGAPWDSEPPLRSRTAEAAVKASSSSNSLLSDLGSPGSPPRSPGDHPSSKLAKKSVSNSKAFVSIDGSPVRINGAMLMNSVNKVPKGCPKRLISDLDRSPLQRDRGDEKKARPDPPFPRGTILHAFGKLTTVRQGGQSTGASTSSEADSENLQSPKGAAVLPLQAGAKAGNSGGDDSNMPVNCPVCQSAVLASEINQHLDLCLQ from the exons ATGGAGGGAGATTTGCTGCTGGCCCTCCAGTTACAGGCCGCCTGGGAGGCCGAGGATGCCGGCGTCGCTGAGGTGGGCCGAGCGCGTCCAGCTGAGCCCCACGGCCCTCTTTCTGTGGTGGACGGGTCGTGGGAATTGATCGACCCGAACCCGGACCTGCGCGGCCTCTTTCTGCAGTTCAACGACATGTTCTTCTGGGGCCGGCTGGCCGGGGTGGAGGTGCGCTGGAGCCCGAGGATGACGCT ATGTGCAGGTTTATGCTGCTACGAGGGGCGAGGGGGACTGTGTTCAATACGCATCAGTGAACCTCTGTTGAAACTGCGAGCCAGGCGTGACTTGGTTGAA ACACTGTTACATGAAATGATCCACGCCTTGCTGTTCGTTACAAACAATAACAAAGATCATGATTCTCACGGGCCTGAATTCTGCAAACACATGAACAGGATCAACAAGATGTCTGGAGCCAAGATCACT ATTTATCACAACTTCCACGACGAGGTTGATGTATACCGGCAGCACTGGTGGCGTTGTGACGGGCCCTGCCAAAACAGGCGGCCCTACTACGGTTACGTGAAACGGGCAATGAACAGAGCACCATCGGCTCGAGACCCCTGGTGGGCTGAGCATCGGCTGACGTGTGGTGGGACGTTCACTAAAGTTAAGGAGCCAGAGAATTACAAGGCAAAGAAAGGGAAGGCAGAAGGAATGGCAGGCCATCTCTCAGGACCCCCTAAGGATAAAG GTAAATCTGTGGGTGTCGATATATCTACTGTCATCCCGTTCAGTGGTAAAGGTCACATCCTCAAAGGCAGCAGTCCTAACTCAGCCATTCAACATGAGTCCCCAGGGAATATTCCTGCGAGATTgctcactcagtcatcccacggTGCTCCGTGGGATTCTGAACCTCCTTTGCGGTCCCGGACTGCTGAAGCTGCTGTGAAGGCCTCAAGTTCATCTAactctctgctgtcagatttgGGGTCTCCTGGAAGCCCACCAAGAAGTCCAGGAGACCACCCAAGCTCAAAACTTGCTAAAAAGTCTGTTTCCAACAGCAAGGCTTTTGTCAGCATCGATGGATCACCTGTTCGGATCAATGGTGCCATGCTAATGAACTCTGTGAATAAAGTGCCAAAAGGTTGCCCGAAAAGGCTCATCTCTGACTTGGACAGATCTCCTCTCCAAAGGGACAGGGGAGATGAGAAGAAGGCAAGGCCTGATCCACCCTTTCCCAGAGGGACCATTTTGCATGCCTTTGGTAAATTGACTACAGTCAGACAGGGAGGTCAATCCACTGGGGCAAGCACTTCCAGTGAGGCGGACTCTGAGAATCTGCAGAGCCCGAAAGGTGCTGCCGTGTTACCACTGCAAGCCGGTGCTAAGGCTGGTAACAGTGGTGGGGATGATAGCAATATGCCTGTTAACTGCCCAGTCTGTCAATCTGCTGTCCTGGCTTCGGAAATTAACCAACACTTGGATCTGTGCCTTCAGTGA